One Candidatus Zixiibacteriota bacterium genomic window, CACTACTGATGGTTCCCCGTATGAGATGAGCGTAAATAACACCAGTACTGCCAGCAGAATAATCGTCCTCACTCGACGTGATAATGAAAGCGGCCGTATCAGGAAAATGAAAAAACCCAGCACCAGGGCGACATTGGAACCGGATACAGCCAGCAAATGAAGGGTTCCGGAATCACGAAACCAGCCATACACTTCAACGGGGATATTCCTGGTTTCGCCAATAAGAAATCCGGCCGCCAAAGCTGCCGCTCGAGGACTCAGATTACGGTTAAGCGCATCTACAATTCCACCCCGAACTCCATCGGCCATATTGAACAGACCATAACGATTCCGTTTGTCCAGACGCAGGTCGAGAAGGGTCGTCATGTAGACAATGCCGTGGATGCCCTTGAGATTGAGGTAGCGCCGATAGTCAAATCCACCGGGAGACACACTACCGCGCAGAGGATAGATACGACCAAGGAATTCCAGACGATCCCCGCGTTGGAGGCAGGTCGTTGTATCTTCCAATCGCACCAGCACTGTTCCGTGTACCGGATACACGCCGTCGGCAACGAGGGAATCCACCCGGACCTTAAGTTCAGTCCGATCGGTGCGTAGCTTGGGCCAGTCGCTCACCTGACCATAAATGTGATACCGTTGTTCTCCGTCAGCGTAGTTGGCTACATGACCCGCACCGGTAGGATAATAGCGAAGGCTGTAATGAAAAGCCGAGAAACACAGCAGAGCCAGCCCCAGAGCCACGGCGGCGTGAGTACTCTTCTTTCTTAGTAGCCAGATAATCCCGAGCAGAGCCGCAATGGCCGCTATGGACAGATACACCCACACCGGTAACCGTAGCTGGTCGGCAAAGACAATCCCAGGGACGATCGCCATCAACAAGAATAGACTAGGGTAAGCACGCAGCATAATAGCCCCTGAAGATCACTTTCGAATCAATAGACGTCTGAGCAGACTGAGCTCCTGTACTCTTAGAATCAAACAGAACAACAGATACAACAGACCGGCTACAATCATTGGCACCACCAATTGAATAATCCTTCCCGTTAGAGTAGCTGGATCGAAAACAAATTGGTAAGGCATCAACTGAGCTACATGAAATGCGGCCATGGCTGCAATCAGAATCCGGAAAAACTTGAGGCCAACATGAGCCATCGATACTTGAATCCCGGTGCTTGGCAGCCACCTTAACAACAATAGAAAGTTGACAATCCCGGCAATCGAAGTAGCCGCTGCCAAACCCGCGAAATCCAGAAGGCGTATCATTGGGTAGTACAAAACAAGATTGACGCCCACCGCAATAAGGGAAGCCTTCATCGGTCGGCGTGAATCTTTGACAGCATAGAAAAAAGCTACCGTCACCCGCACTGCCGCGAAACCAATCAGCCCGTAAGAAAAATGAAGCAGAGCCAGGGTTGTTCGCCCGGACGAGATAGCCGTGAACGCTCCCCACTGATAGATCAACTCAATGACTTCACGCCCCATAAACGCCAGGAAGACTGCTGATGGAACCACCACAAACAGGTTGGCCCCGATAGCTTCCTCGTACGTTCGACCAAGCTTAGTCGTTTCACCACGAGCCACCATCTCTGAGGCCTTCGGCAACGCCACCGTTCCCAGAGCCACCGCAAAGACACCCAGAGGGAGATGCATGAGACGATAAGCGTAGCTCAGATACGACATGGCTCCCTCCATCAGGAAGGACGCTAACAGAGTCGAGATCAGTATATTAACCCGACCTGCCGATAGGCCGGCTATCATCGGCAACAATAACCGCCCCACTTTTTTCAACCCTTCGTCGAGCAAGGATAGGCAAAAGCGGAATCTGTATCCAATTCGCAGAAGTGATGGCAACTGCACAGCGACCTGACCAACACCCCCAACTACTACTCCAATCGCCAGCGTATAGATGGACTGATCATAATAGCGATACAAACAAATGACCGTCAGCACCGTCCCCAGGTTGAACATAGCTGGTGAAAGAGCCGGAATCCCAAACCGTCCAAAGGAGTTGAGCATTCCCATTACCAACGCCGACAACGAAACAAGCAACAGATAGACCATCATCACGCGTGCCATTCCTACAGTCAAATCGAACTTGTCCGGACTGTCTGTAAATCCGTGAGCCATCAAATAAACTATCGCCGGGGCGGCAACGATACCCAATAGCACGATCAGCCCCACAACTACTAGAACAGCGGAAATGACAACATTAGCCAGTTTGAAGGCCTCGTCTGTTGATTCCTTTACTGCCTTTTCTTTGAAAATGGGGATAAAAGCGGCAGAAAGTGCTCCCTCAGCGAACATATCTCGCAACAGGTTAGGGATTCGGAACGCAACCACGAAGGCATCGGTTGCGAAACCAGCGCCAAAGAAATAGGCCATGACCTGCTCACGTACGAGGCCCAGAACACGTGAGAAAGCAGTTGCCCCCGAGACCAATCCGGCCGATCGCACCAGGGAGTCATTTTTTTCTTTACTGATTGACAAAACTATATTGCCGACTATATTTAGAAGCTAAACGAAAACGATCCTGGTAATTTGAAAGGACATACCAGTGCCGCAACATAAATCCTGCGCTAAACGGATGAAAACCTCCGCCGTACAACGCGACCGCAATCGAGCGTTCCGTACTCGGTATCGGTCCGCCATCAGAGACTTGCGCGCCGAAACTAATGCCGAAGAAGCCGCTCGCAAGTATCGCCTGACAGTCAGTATGATCGACCAGGCAACTACTCGTGGCCTGCTTCACAAGAACAACGCCGCCCGGAACAAAGCCCGGTTGGCAGTAATGGTGAACAAGCTGAGCTAAAGCTCGTCCGGACCGATTTATTGAACGCCCTGCTCTTAAATAGCGGGGCGTTTCTCCTTGCTTCATCAATCTCTTCCTAACCACTCCACGAATCTTTACTACCAAGCCACCAGAAAATACATTCTGGCAATATACCGGAATCCGGTCCAGTCTTTAATTAGACAAAGTTACCGCTGACAGATCAAGGCTTCAACTATATTTTCGGAATAACACCAGTCAATGTAGAGAGCAAATTTGGGCTCTGCCGGGAAACGACGCACTGTCTCAATATGGCAATCTCTTTGGGACAAAGATTACCATATGAAAAGATATACATAAGCCAGTCATCCAGCAACTAAGCAGTAGTCAATTGATATTGACCGATCACCCCACTGAAAAAAAATCCCCGTGTTAACCACGGGGATTGTTCAAATCATGAAAATGTTTTCAGCAGGCCCTATTTCCTTCTGGCTCGGACACCAAGGCCAGCCAGTCCCAAGCCTACGAGAAGAAGAGTAGTAGGTTCAGGAATGGCATCGGAAGGATCATCATTTGTAGTATTGTAATCGATAGACAAAACGGAAGAATTCAGATTAACACCATAGTCAAAAATAGGTGTCATAGAGACGTTGAGCTGGCTGGAATTCCACAACTCAGAATCAATATCGGTCATATCGATGATATTGTTGGTTTCACCTGCCCATTCCCAA contains:
- the murJ gene encoding murein biosynthesis integral membrane protein MurJ; amino-acid sequence: MSISKEKNDSLVRSAGLVSGATAFSRVLGLVREQVMAYFFGAGFATDAFVVAFRIPNLLRDMFAEGALSAAFIPIFKEKAVKESTDEAFKLANVVISAVLVVVGLIVLLGIVAAPAIVYLMAHGFTDSPDKFDLTVGMARVMMVYLLLVSLSALVMGMLNSFGRFGIPALSPAMFNLGTVLTVICLYRYYDQSIYTLAIGVVVGGVGQVAVQLPSLLRIGYRFRFCLSLLDEGLKKVGRLLLPMIAGLSAGRVNILISTLLASFLMEGAMSYLSYAYRLMHLPLGVFAVALGTVALPKASEMVARGETTKLGRTYEEAIGANLFVVVPSAVFLAFMGREVIELIYQWGAFTAISSGRTTLALLHFSYGLIGFAAVRVTVAFFYAVKDSRRPMKASLIAVGVNLVLYYPMIRLLDFAGLAAATSIAGIVNFLLLLRWLPSTGIQVSMAHVGLKFFRILIAAMAAFHVAQLMPYQFVFDPATLTGRIIQLVVPMIVAGLLYLLFCLILRVQELSLLRRLLIRK
- the rpsT gene encoding 30S ribosomal protein S20; this translates as MPQHKSCAKRMKTSAVQRDRNRAFRTRYRSAIRDLRAETNAEEAARKYRLTVSMIDQATTRGLLHKNNAARNKARLAVMVNKLS